A single window of Nitrospirae bacterium YQR-1 DNA harbors:
- a CDS encoding L,D-transpeptidase produces MALKKFITADLKKSLCIAACLLSVIFYLTTPQAVARSGGKFSEFYRISVDALPVHTGASEDAPSYFQLLRGMEIEPVGSAQAEGFLWFEIKINGRSFWLKYKDVSKHETYADTTYERPEEEFFKLSTSDKKILVNKELRTLTLYEKNDDGWKEKKRYHTGLGDFTGKRQSSRLTYEPQVYLVLMKGGGFKMYEKLLAKFPDAGESTAIVFLDKTANEITVYEVAHGKWIKRDERYRSDEKIIFSSTLVWFYDDKFNILYHNDLSPKRIKGDRRTPEGLYYIADINPVSRYGKDPDTKRGLPSLQLSYPNNMDAWRGLRSGLITISQYNQITEAIENTEVPPQNTPLGSLIMIHGGGEADWTAGCVALNNRDMKELASEVDLLTPVYIK; encoded by the coding sequence ATGGCACTTAAAAAGTTCATAACGGCTGATTTAAAAAAAAGCCTCTGTATAGCAGCCTGCCTGCTCAGTGTTATTTTTTACTTAACCACTCCACAAGCTGTGGCGCGCTCAGGCGGTAAGTTTTCAGAATTCTACCGCATTTCAGTTGATGCGCTGCCGGTACATACCGGAGCGTCTGAGGACGCACCGTCTTATTTCCAACTCCTCAGAGGTATGGAGATTGAACCGGTCGGAAGTGCACAGGCTGAGGGGTTTCTGTGGTTTGAGATAAAAATTAACGGCAGATCATTTTGGCTGAAGTACAAGGACGTCTCCAAGCACGAAACCTACGCAGACACTACGTATGAAAGACCTGAGGAGGAGTTTTTTAAACTTTCAACCTCAGACAAGAAAATCCTTGTAAACAAGGAACTGAGGACTCTTACTCTGTATGAAAAAAACGACGATGGCTGGAAGGAAAAAAAACGTTATCATACAGGCCTTGGCGATTTTACCGGTAAACGGCAAAGCAGCCGCTTAACGTATGAGCCGCAGGTATATCTTGTGTTAATGAAAGGCGGCGGATTTAAAATGTACGAAAAGCTTCTTGCTAAATTTCCGGATGCCGGCGAGTCCACAGCCATCGTCTTTTTGGACAAAACAGCCAACGAAATAACCGTCTATGAAGTTGCACATGGTAAGTGGATAAAAAGAGATGAACGATACCGCTCTGATGAGAAAATTATTTTTTCATCAACACTTGTATGGTTTTATGATGACAAGTTCAATATCCTGTACCATAATGACCTCTCCCCTAAAAGAATCAAAGGGGATAGAAGGACGCCCGAGGGGCTCTACTACATAGCCGATATAAACCCTGTAAGCCGCTACGGCAAGGACCCTGATACAAAGCGGGGACTTCCCTCCCTTCAGCTCAGTTACCCCAATAACATGGACGCATGGCGCGGACTCAGAAGCGGCCTTATCACAATTTCACAGTACAACCAAATAACGGAGGCAATAGAAAATACAGAGGTGCCGCCGCAAAACACCCCTCTGGGTAGTCTTATAATGATCCACGGCGGTGGTGAGGCCGACTGGACAGCCGGCTGTGTAGCCTTAAATAACAGGGATATGAAAGAACTCGCCTCAGAGGTTGACCTGCTCACTCCGGTTTATATAAAATGA
- the cyoE gene encoding heme o synthase, with protein sequence MRFMLKYRTIVRDHIVLMKPGIVLLVLVTALNGMYMGQRGFPTFLLILPTMFGIGLSAAGSAVLNNFFDRDIDRLMRRTMVRPIPQGRVYPASALIFGLFLIMVAIAVFAVFVNVLTAVLTFISAFIYVIPYTVLMKRRTHLVTHVGSITGALPPVIGYVAVKGHIDLQSLVLFAIMFIWQHPHFWAYALKYKDDYSRAGIPILPISKGIIKTKTQTLIYTIILLPFGLLPYFLSMAGIIYLLTSIVLGIFYIIFALRFYLSKKESDRILFVYSLIYITAVFIVLVVDMIK encoded by the coding sequence ATGAGATTCATGTTGAAATACAGGACTATAGTCAGAGACCACATAGTTCTTATGAAGCCCGGCATAGTGCTGCTTGTGTTGGTTACAGCACTCAACGGCATGTATATGGGACAGAGGGGGTTTCCTACATTTTTGCTCATACTCCCGACAATGTTTGGAATAGGCCTCTCAGCAGCCGGCTCCGCCGTATTAAATAATTTTTTTGACAGAGACATCGACCGGCTGATGAGACGCACAATGGTGAGGCCGATTCCGCAGGGACGTGTTTATCCCGCATCGGCTCTAATATTCGGGCTTTTCCTTATAATGGTTGCCATTGCAGTGTTTGCTGTTTTTGTAAACGTGTTGACGGCGGTTCTTACCTTCATAAGCGCATTTATTTATGTTATTCCATACACGGTACTAATGAAACGGCGTACTCACCTTGTAACTCACGTGGGAAGCATTACAGGCGCATTGCCTCCGGTTATCGGCTATGTGGCAGTGAAAGGGCACATTGATCTACAGTCTCTTGTATTATTTGCAATCATGTTTATCTGGCAACATCCGCATTTCTGGGCATATGCTCTGAAGTATAAGGATGACTACTCACGGGCCGGGATACCAATTCTGCCAATATCAAAGGGTATTATAAAAACTAAAACTCAAACTCTAATTTATACAATTATTCTTTTACCCTTTGGGCTGCTGCCATATTTTTTGTCAATGGCCGGCATTATATATTTGCTCACAAGTATTGTGCTTGGCATTTTCTACATAATTTTCGCTCTGAGGTTTTACCTTTCCAAAAAAGAAAGCGACAGAATACTGTTTGTATATTCTCTCATATACATAACGGCAGTGTTTATCGTACTTGTTGTGGATATGATTAAATAA
- the ndhC gene encoding NADH-quinone oxidoreductase subunit A: protein MPGTYVPTDYLPVLVFLIIALGFGLGSLLFGYLLRPRRPYAEKLSPYESGMLPEGEPRQKFTVRYYIIAILFVVFDVEAVFMYPWAVAFNKIGLYAFVEMMLFILILAVGYIYAWRKDAFVWD from the coding sequence ATGCCGGGAACATATGTTCCAACAGACTACTTGCCTGTGCTTGTGTTTTTAATTATAGCACTGGGGTTTGGTTTAGGATCGCTGCTTTTTGGGTATCTCCTGCGGCCGCGCCGCCCCTACGCCGAAAAACTTTCCCCATATGAATCAGGGATGCTTCCCGAGGGTGAGCCGCGGCAGAAGTTCACCGTAAGGTACTATATTATTGCCATACTGTTTGTTGTCTTTGATGTGGAAGCCGTCTTTATGTATCCATGGGCTGTGGCGTTTAATAAAATCGGACTGTATGCTTTTGTCGAGATGATGCTGTTTATACTTATCCTTGCTGTTGGGTACATCTACGCATGGAGAAAGGATGCTTTTGTCTGGGATTAA
- a CDS encoding NADH-quinone oxidoreductase subunit B yields MIDTSTGLIDVEEGIRIIPGANTIITSLDKLINWGRLSSLWPVTFGLACCAIEMMATGSSHYDLDRFGIIFRGSPRQADCIIIAGTVTKKMAPVVRKIYDQIPEPRYVIAMGSCACTGNVYRSYSVVQGCDTFLPVDVYIPGCPPRPEALLDGIIKLQDKMRKERMRWSPLK; encoded by the coding sequence ATGATAGATACCTCAACGGGACTGATTGATGTAGAGGAGGGAATTAGAATAATTCCCGGAGCAAACACAATAATCACCTCACTAGATAAATTGATAAACTGGGGGAGACTGTCCTCACTGTGGCCTGTAACATTCGGTCTGGCCTGTTGTGCCATAGAGATGATGGCAACAGGCTCAAGCCACTACGACTTAGACAGATTTGGAATAATATTCCGGGGCTCTCCCCGCCAGGCGGACTGCATAATAATAGCCGGCACGGTTACAAAGAAAATGGCTCCCGTTGTTAGAAAAATATATGACCAGATACCCGAACCACGGTACGTTATCGCTATGGGCAGTTGTGCCTGCACGGGCAATGTCTATCGGTCGTACTCAGTTGTTCAGGGCTGTGATACGTTTCTTCCGGTAGATGTCTATATTCCGGGCTGCCCGCCAAGGCCGGAAGCTCTGCTTGATGGAATTATAAAGCTTCAGGATAAGATGAGAAAAGAGAGGATGAGATGGAGCCCCCTGAAATAG
- a CDS encoding response regulator produces MTDKIMIIDDDASVRMAINKILQRDGYEIITAVNGTEALQSYKEHTPSLIVLDMKMPGMDGVEFLEALKTVSTRSTCPIIVLSGHASDEYIEKCFEWGTIAFLTKPFNIFELRGMIKNILSLSKTEQALRSEINERWEAEKKLRHNYRIQSIIASLLSKSLENIDISDYLNEAIDLIMSIPWLTFENKGAIFLIENNPAELVLKTQKGLTEDNIKKCRTVPFGVCHCGKAALEKKIIFAPVVDESHALQYQGIYPHGHYCTPLVYNNKTLGVLNIYLRAGHCGDPGEIEVLSAISNALSGVIVRKRAEEQQQHSIEKLNRNINDVVEAMSHAVEAKDPYTAGHQRRVSLLAVRIARKMELPEEVVDCIGLAGIIHDLGKIAIPSEILSKPGQLNKIEFALIKTHSRVGYDILKDIEFPCPVANIVIQHHERINGSGYPAGLKAEEILLEARIMCVADVIEAMTFHRPYRAALGIDRAIDEITKNSGILYDPVVVEACIEVLKAGFKFDF; encoded by the coding sequence TTGACAGACAAAATAATGATAATTGATGATGATGCCAGTGTTCGGATGGCAATCAATAAGATATTGCAGCGGGACGGCTACGAGATAATAACGGCGGTAAACGGCACAGAAGCGCTCCAGTCCTACAAAGAGCACACCCCATCCCTTATCGTGCTGGATATGAAAATGCCGGGCATGGATGGAGTGGAGTTTTTGGAAGCGCTAAAAACAGTATCCACAAGAAGTACCTGTCCTATAATTGTGCTCTCAGGCCATGCCAGTGATGAGTACATAGAGAAGTGTTTTGAGTGGGGCACGATAGCCTTTCTCACTAAACCCTTTAACATATTCGAACTCAGGGGCATGATAAAAAACATTTTATCACTCAGCAAAACTGAGCAGGCTCTGAGAAGCGAAATAAATGAGCGATGGGAAGCGGAAAAAAAACTTCGTCACAATTACCGTATTCAGTCAATCATAGCCTCGTTGTTGAGCAAATCCTTGGAAAACATAGATATAAGTGACTACCTCAATGAGGCGATTGATCTGATTATGTCAATTCCCTGGCTTACATTTGAAAACAAGGGGGCAATATTTCTGATAGAAAATAACCCCGCCGAGCTGGTTCTTAAAACACAGAAGGGTTTGACGGAAGATAATATTAAAAAGTGCAGAACGGTTCCCTTCGGAGTCTGTCATTGTGGAAAAGCCGCCCTTGAGAAAAAAATAATCTTTGCCCCTGTGGTGGACGAAAGCCATGCTCTGCAATATCAGGGGATATACCCGCATGGCCACTACTGCACGCCTCTGGTTTATAACAATAAAACCCTCGGTGTCCTTAACATATACCTCAGAGCCGGGCATTGCGGCGACCCCGGGGAGATAGAGGTACTGAGTGCCATATCTAATGCGCTCTCAGGGGTTATCGTGCGCAAGAGGGCCGAGGAGCAGCAACAGCACAGCATAGAAAAACTCAACAGAAACATAAATGATGTGGTTGAGGCAATGTCTCACGCTGTTGAGGCAAAGGACCCTTACACGGCAGGCCATCAGCGCAGAGTATCACTGCTTGCCGTAAGGATAGCCCGTAAGATGGAACTTCCCGAGGAAGTGGTTGACTGCATAGGGCTTGCCGGCATAATTCACGATTTGGGGAAAATTGCTATTCCCTCTGAAATACTGAGTAAGCCCGGCCAGTTAAATAAAATCGAATTCGCCTTGATTAAGACCCACTCAAGAGTCGGTTACGATATCTTAAAGGATATAGAATTTCCCTGTCCGGTTGCTAACATCGTGATTCAACATCATGAGCGGATAAACGGCTCAGGGTACCCTGCCGGTTTAAAGGCGGAGGAGATACTTTTAGAGGCGAGAATTATGTGCGTTGCCGATGTTATTGAGGCTATGACCTTCCACAGGCCATACAGGGCGGCCCTTGGAATTGACAGAGCCATTGATGAGATAACAAAAAACAGCGGCATTCTGTATGACCCCGTGGTCGTTGAGGCTTGTATTGAGGTGCTGAAAGCCGGGTTTAAATTTGATTTCTGA
- a CDS encoding RuBisCO large subunit C-terminal-like domain-containing protein — MLEKIEITYKLKCRRDENVEHLVRRIALEQTVEVADELAVLWGVGETIIGKTESITPIDVNVYLAVISYNPEITAYRLPQFLNVLYGNISLLNGIKIVEIKFPEIFAEKFRGPNYGITGIRKLLGVHGRALLSTALKPMGLSHKELSGIAYNFAAGGGDLVKDDHGLVDLTFSEFKQRLSLCANAVAKANAETGKNTIYFPNICAQADMLEQYVSFAADLGIKGILISPFLVGIDSVRYLSEKFNMIVMAHPALTGTHFHDLNHGISIDVLLGTIFRLAGADISIYPATGGRFGFTPDDCKKLNYALRTPLYHIKPSFPAPAGGMGYDKIADMASLYGVDTVYLIGGALQLYNKSLKKATEAFLRKINEIFEKTPASADLSVNLTGLASTGAANFTGELLRHLPFNNFSWQGRTPRVYKSSLAHDFKDVTRHELTGRYGENTQFDLRYFEIAENGYSSLEKHYHEHVIICVRGHGRLLCGDDEINLNPMDVAYVPPMWVHRLINETSEPFGFFCIVDHKRDRPQKP; from the coding sequence ATGTTGGAAAAAATCGAAATAACCTATAAACTAAAATGCCGTCGTGATGAAAATGTTGAACATCTGGTTAGAAGAATTGCCCTTGAGCAGACTGTTGAGGTTGCTGATGAGCTTGCCGTCTTATGGGGTGTCGGTGAGACGATTATCGGCAAAACAGAAAGTATCACACCAATTGATGTAAATGTTTATTTGGCGGTAATCTCGTATAACCCTGAAATAACAGCATACCGGTTGCCTCAGTTTTTAAACGTTCTCTATGGCAATATTTCACTTCTTAATGGAATTAAAATTGTGGAAATTAAGTTTCCAGAAATTTTTGCAGAGAAATTCCGCGGCCCCAACTACGGAATAACCGGAATAAGAAAACTTCTCGGTGTACATGGCAGAGCACTTCTGAGTACCGCACTGAAACCCATGGGACTATCCCACAAAGAGTTATCCGGCATAGCCTATAACTTTGCTGCCGGTGGCGGCGACCTGGTAAAGGACGACCACGGCCTTGTTGACCTCACATTTTCTGAATTTAAACAAAGACTCTCTCTGTGTGCAAATGCCGTTGCAAAGGCAAATGCCGAAACCGGTAAAAACACAATTTACTTTCCAAACATTTGCGCACAAGCGGATATGCTTGAACAGTATGTCAGCTTTGCTGCAGATTTGGGAATAAAAGGAATTCTCATCTCTCCTTTTTTGGTTGGAATTGACTCTGTGCGCTATCTTAGTGAGAAGTTTAACATGATAGTGATGGCACATCCGGCATTGACCGGCACTCACTTTCATGACTTAAACCATGGAATTTCCATTGACGTGCTGCTTGGCACAATTTTCAGGCTCGCCGGGGCCGATATCTCCATCTATCCCGCCACCGGCGGACGGTTTGGCTTTACCCCCGATGACTGTAAAAAACTAAATTACGCCCTCAGAACACCCCTCTATCACATAAAGCCGTCATTTCCAGCTCCAGCAGGCGGTATGGGTTATGACAAGATAGCAGACATGGCCTCCCTTTACGGTGTGGATACGGTTTATCTGATTGGCGGTGCCCTTCAACTTTACAACAAGAGTTTAAAAAAAGCCACTGAAGCCTTTTTAAGGAAAATCAATGAGATATTTGAGAAAACACCTGCCTCCGCCGATTTGAGTGTTAATCTTACCGGCTTGGCATCAACCGGAGCAGCTAATTTTACCGGAGAGCTCCTGCGCCATCTTCCATTTAATAACTTTTCGTGGCAGGGCAGAACTCCACGGGTTTATAAATCATCCCTTGCGCATGATTTTAAAGACGTTACACGCCACGAGCTTACCGGCAGATACGGTGAAAACACTCAATTTGACCTAAGGTATTTTGAAATAGCTGAAAACGGTTACTCAAGTCTTGAAAAACACTACCATGAACATGTAATAATATGTGTGCGGGGACATGGACGCCTCCTCTGTGGAGATGATGAAATAAATCTTAATCCGATGGATGTGGCCTATGTGCCTCCAATGTGGGTTCACCGCCTTATAAATGAAACGAGTGAACCATTTGGTTTTTTTTGCATCGTTGACCATAAAAGAGACAGGCCCCAAAAACCGTAA
- the lsrF gene encoding 3-hydroxy-5-phosphonooxypentane-2,4-dione thiolase, which produces MADLDNVKEAKLFYTDVAQKSDVFFLKGSNSLDWGMKNRLSKIFDPQSGKTVMLAIDHGYFQGPTTGLERVDINIVPLMPYTDTLMLTRGILRAVIPPTYTKGIVMRASGGPSILKELSNEEIAVDIEDSIRMNVSAMAVQVFIGGEYETKSINNMTRLIDIGNRYGIPTLAVTAVGKELKRDARYFRLACRICAELGASYVKTYYVPDGFDSVTASCPVPIVMAGGKKLPELDALTMSYNAIQEGAAGVDMGRNIFQSDDPIAMIQAVRKVVHENMKPKQALEFYETLKNKEKH; this is translated from the coding sequence ATGGCAGACCTTGACAATGTAAAAGAGGCAAAGCTTTTTTATACGGATGTCGCCCAAAAGAGCGATGTGTTTTTTCTGAAAGGTTCAAACTCCCTCGACTGGGGTATGAAAAACCGTCTTTCTAAAATCTTTGATCCTCAATCGGGTAAAACCGTGATGCTCGCAATTGACCATGGATACTTTCAGGGTCCTACCACAGGGCTTGAAAGAGTGGATATCAACATTGTGCCGCTTATGCCCTACACCGACACCCTCATGCTGACACGCGGAATTCTCCGAGCCGTTATACCCCCGACATACACAAAGGGCATAGTGATGCGCGCAAGCGGCGGCCCAAGCATTCTGAAAGAACTCTCAAACGAGGAAATCGCCGTTGATATCGAGGACTCCATACGAATGAACGTCTCGGCTATGGCGGTACAGGTATTTATCGGCGGCGAATATGAAACTAAATCAATAAACAACATGACACGCCTGATTGACATCGGTAACCGCTACGGCATCCCTACCCTTGCTGTTACGGCAGTCGGCAAGGAGCTAAAACGTGATGCACGGTACTTCCGGCTCGCCTGCAGAATCTGTGCCGAGCTGGGGGCCTCATACGTTAAGACATACTATGTGCCCGATGGGTTTGATTCTGTTACAGCCTCATGCCCGGTGCCTATAGTTATGGCCGGCGGAAAGAAGCTCCCCGAACTGGACGCTCTCACCATGTCATACAATGCAATACAGGAGGGAGCTGCAGGGGTTGACATGGGAAGAAACATTTTTCAGTCCGATGACCCCATTGCAATGATTCAGGCTGTCAGAAAAGTCGTGCACGAAAATATGAAGCCTAAGCAGGCGCTGGAATTTTACGAAACCCTGAAAAACAAAGAGAAACATTAA
- a CDS encoding helix-turn-helix domain containing protein, which translates to MTRDVLNTTLDYDNIITKVMRVSAMKNESAIAKSLGITPQSLSIFKRQGKLPTGLVIQMALTFNISLDWLLTVQENLPAGNVLRKSTDHMKDEIINWLNDFWSRSTDDEKSWLKIQFERCFFEYHDWLERKARLAKEKK; encoded by the coding sequence ATGACAAGAGATGTTTTAAATACTACTTTAGATTATGATAATATCATAACGAAAGTTATGAGAGTGTCTGCCATGAAAAACGAGTCTGCAATTGCTAAAAGTTTAGGGATTACACCTCAATCGCTATCAATTTTTAAAAGACAAGGCAAGCTGCCGACAGGATTGGTAATTCAGATGGCACTTACATTTAATATTTCACTCGATTGGCTCTTGACAGTACAGGAAAACTTGCCGGCAGGCAATGTACTAAGGAAATCTACAGACCACATGAAGGACGAAATAATCAACTGGCTTAATGATTTCTGGAGCCGTTCAACCGATGACGAAAAATCGTGGCTAAAAATACAATTTGAAAGATGCTTTTTCGAATATCACGACTGGCTTGAAAGAAAAGCCAGGTTAGCTAAAGAAAAGAAGTAA
- a CDS encoding bifunctional aldolase/short-chain dehydrogenase, translating into MLNRWSDDEAERFVKLYGDTWGEPLALRTYTSQLLGRQRSLVLHGGGNTSVKSGCVNVFGETLSALYVKASGYDMDTIQPQGHVALELSHLLRLLELDDLDDAAMINEFRRHMFDHKAPAPSLETLLHAFIPFKYVDHTHSEAILTLGNSLNGKEKLTELFGEEAVVLEYYTPGFQLAKAALTLYKNNPGGKKALILMHHGIFTWGNTAFDSYSRMIDFVSRTETYIETVRGNLNRKIFVNASQDEVAQAQERYIKIAPILRGLLSEKIDDIDNPFNKVIMKPLTDEVTLGVINTEKGKEMLLTPPITSDYLIRTKAFPLWIDYVPFDDDTVIREALSGALTGYKLQYEHYLARHSFKASGLKPSETMPKVIAIPGIGVICTGGDDKTATIARDITAQNIRVKINIAETSGFKGIEEDSVFKMEYRLYQHNKLTIGNVAGRLSGTVSIVTGAAGAIGGAISMGLLQNGSNVALTDLPGANLESMYQKLNDEFGDRVVAIPMDVTSPESVSRCFNKVVEVWGGVDILIPNAGIALVSTLADMPFEGFQRLQRVNTEGTLTVVSEAARFFKRQATGGDIVLVSTKNVFSPSASFGAYSATKAAAHQIARVASLELAPISVRVNMVSPDAVFSGVQRCSGLWEEIGPGRMKARGLDEKGLQQYYQSRNLLKSPVTGEHVARAVLFFVTHQTPTTGATIPVDGGLPDATPR; encoded by the coding sequence GTGTTAAACAGATGGTCGGATGATGAGGCTGAGAGGTTTGTAAAACTCTACGGTGATACGTGGGGAGAGCCGCTTGCACTAAGAACTTATACGTCTCAACTGCTTGGACGGCAGCGGTCCCTTGTACTTCACGGCGGCGGCAATACATCCGTCAAGTCCGGCTGCGTTAATGTTTTTGGAGAGACTCTCAGTGCCCTGTACGTTAAGGCCTCCGGCTACGATATGGATACAATACAGCCGCAGGGGCATGTAGCCCTTGAACTAAGCCATCTCCTGCGGCTGCTTGAACTTGACGATTTAGATGATGCAGCCATGATAAATGAATTCCGCCGCCACATGTTTGACCACAAAGCACCAGCACCATCGCTTGAGACCCTCCTCCATGCTTTCATTCCGTTTAAATACGTTGACCACACTCATTCAGAAGCAATCCTGACCCTGGGTAATTCACTAAACGGAAAAGAAAAATTAACTGAGTTATTTGGGGAAGAGGCGGTAGTGCTGGAGTACTATACGCCCGGATTTCAACTGGCAAAGGCAGCCCTCACACTTTATAAAAACAATCCCGGCGGCAAAAAAGCTCTGATTCTCATGCACCACGGAATTTTCACATGGGGTAACACTGCGTTTGACTCTTATAGCAGGATGATTGACTTTGTTTCAAGAACTGAAACATATATTGAAACTGTCAGGGGGAATTTAAATCGAAAGATTTTTGTTAACGCCTCTCAAGATGAGGTAGCGCAGGCTCAGGAGCGTTATATTAAAATAGCTCCCATACTCAGGGGATTACTGTCGGAAAAGATTGATGATATTGATAATCCGTTTAATAAAGTAATAATGAAACCTTTGACGGATGAGGTGACACTTGGTGTGATAAATACGGAAAAAGGCAAAGAAATGCTGCTGACCCCTCCGATTACCTCAGACTATCTTATACGCACAAAAGCCTTCCCTCTGTGGATTGACTATGTCCCTTTTGACGATGATACAGTTATAAGGGAGGCCCTCTCAGGTGCATTGACCGGTTACAAACTGCAATATGAACATTATCTTGCAAGGCACAGTTTTAAAGCATCCGGGCTTAAACCGTCAGAGACCATGCCAAAGGTGATAGCAATACCCGGCATTGGGGTTATATGCACAGGCGGTGATGACAAAACGGCCACAATTGCACGTGATATAACGGCTCAAAACATACGTGTGAAAATTAATATTGCAGAAACTTCCGGCTTTAAAGGCATAGAAGAGGACTCTGTTTTTAAGATGGAGTACAGGCTCTATCAACACAACAAGCTAACAATCGGCAATGTAGCCGGCCGGCTTTCCGGCACTGTATCAATAGTAACCGGTGCAGCGGGGGCAATAGGAGGGGCTATAAGCATGGGGCTTCTGCAAAACGGCTCCAATGTTGCCTTAACCGACCTGCCCGGGGCTAATCTTGAGTCCATGTATCAGAAGTTAAATGATGAATTTGGAGACCGTGTTGTAGCAATTCCAATGGATGTTACCAGTCCTGAGTCTGTTTCAAGGTGTTTTAACAAAGTGGTGGAAGTTTGGGGAGGCGTGGATATATTAATACCCAATGCCGGCATTGCATTGGTATCAACACTTGCGGATATGCCTTTTGAGGGGTTTCAGCGCTTGCAGCGTGTAAACACGGAGGGGACGCTGACAGTGGTATCAGAGGCGGCACGATTTTTTAAGAGGCAGGCAACGGGAGGGGATATAGTTTTGGTGTCAACCAAGAATGTGTTTTCACCGAGTGCCAGTTTCGGGGCATACAGCGCCACAAAGGCGGCTGCACATCAGATAGCGCGTGTGGCCTCCCTTGAGCTTGCCCCAATCAGTGTAAGAGTCAATATGGTATCGCCGGATGCAGTGTTCTCCGGAGTGCAGAGATGCTCCGGGCTGTGGGAAGAGATAGGCCCGGGGAGAATGAAAGCACGCGGACTTGATGAAAAAGGTCTTCAACAGTACTATCAAAGCCGTAACCTGTTGAAATCACCTGTAACCGGAGAACACGTAGCACGGGCTGTCCTGTTTTTTGTGACACACCAAACCCCGACAACCGGCGCCACTATCCCTGTTGACGGCGGTCTGCCCGACGCTACTCCAAGATAA
- a CDS encoding NADH-quinone oxidoreductase subunit C, with amino-acid sequence MHLHDTAEFDFDFLKDLCGVDYLSKRNPRYEVIYQLYSITHRHMIRIAAQVPESSPSLDSCAGIWNTANWHERECYDMYGILFENHPDLRRVLMPEDWEGYPLRKDYPVEGPEQEWRGFKEVLQKHEEYKKYEWNR; translated from the coding sequence ATGCACCTGCATGACACCGCTGAATTTGATTTTGATTTCCTGAAAGACCTCTGCGGTGTTGATTACTTAAGCAAGAGAAATCCCCGCTATGAGGTAATCTACCAATTGTACTCAATCACTCACAGACATATGATAAGGATAGCGGCACAGGTGCCGGAGAGTTCACCCTCACTGGATAGTTGTGCCGGCATTTGGAATACAGCCAACTGGCACGAAAGAGAGTGCTACGACATGTATGGAATACTTTTTGAGAACCACCCTGACCTGAGACGAGTTCTTATGCCCGAGGACTGGGAAGGATACCCGCTGCGAAAGGACTACCCGGTGGAGGGACCTGAGCAGGAGTGGCGCGGATTTAAAGAAGTGCTGCAAAAACACGAGGAATATAAGAAGTACGAATGGAACCGCTGA